In one Dermacentor variabilis isolate Ectoservices chromosome 4, ASM5094787v1, whole genome shotgun sequence genomic region, the following are encoded:
- the LOC142578125 gene encoding uncharacterized protein LOC142578125: MGSQGAVVAANSGRGDRIDGMNTEGYEVVLPTLPSGRSVLNTLFLHADVRSRPYRVEHFRDTLARLGLLPEVVALGAYQTSHVWAVTFESMEGMKKALECGEMKVKGQRCLVIDPANQDVRLKLHWLLFNVADEDVRVALAPFGKVTEVSKEKWRVQGIQDKGSTTRLVRLKLHNGIKVDDLPHQLRVAGDMALLVAPGRAPLCLRCHSKGHIRRECRVPRCTHCRRFGHEESQCVKTYASVAGPVGGEDTAELVMDEVDAEEAASEATPKLEELDAATLIPPDMPHDASVNKESRKLSDAAGDATGVVKVQDASKPSKSPEEPAVMEVSEGTSGASVSKRGHDATLDEHEALAARISEGPPPKAAIIRRSTLRPRPNIPPDRRAAETPPT; the protein is encoded by the coding sequence ATGGGCTCCCAAGGAGCGGTGGTTGCGGCTAACAGCGGCCGCGGTGACAGGATCGACGGAATGAATACCGAGGGATACGAAGTGGTTTTGCCTACTCTGCCATCAGGTCGTAGTGTTTTGAATACATTATTTTTGCACGCGGATGTCCGGTCGAGGCCTTACCGAGTCGAACATTTCCGGGACACGTTGGCGCGTCTTGGTTTGCTCCCTGAAGTGGTAGCGTTGGGGGCATACCAGACGAGCCACGTATGGGCTGTGACTTTCGAGAGCATGGAAGGGATGAAGAAAGCTTTGGAATGCGGCGAAATGAAGGTGAAGGGCCAACGTTGTTTGGTTATTGATCCGGCAAACCAGGACGTGCGTTTGAAGCTTCACTGgcttcttttcaatgtggccGACGAAGATGTGCGTGTAGCGCTTGCTCCGTTCGGAAAGGTGACCGAGGTCTCGAAGGAAAAGTGGAGAGTTCAAGGGATCCAAGACAAGGGGTCGACGACACGCCTGGTGCGCCTCAAGCTCCATAACGGCATTAAGGTTGATGACCTTCCACACCAGCTTCGCGTAGCCGGTGACATGGCCCTCCTAGTCGCGCCTGGAAGAGCGCCATTGTGCCTGCGGTGTCACAGTAAGGGCCATATCAGACGAGAATGCCGAGTTCCTCGCTGCACGCACTGCCGTCGTTTTGGACACGAAGAATCTCAGTGCGTGAAGACGTACGCAAGTGTTGCGGGGCCGGTTGGAGGAGaagacactgcggaactcgtcaTGGACGAGGTTGACGCTGAAGAAGCCGCAAGCGAAGCAACGCCGAAGCTCGAGGAACTTGATGCGGCAACGTTAATCCCGCCCGACATGCCCCACGACGCAAGTGTTAACAAGGAAAGCCGAAAGCtgagcgacgcagctggcgacgcCACCGGCGTCGTGAAAGTGCAGGATGCCTCAAAGCCGTCGAAGTCACCTGAGGAGCCAGCAGTCATGGAAGTAAGCGAGGGAACAAGCGGAGCCTCAGTCTCCAAGCGCGGCCACGACGCTACGCTGGACGAGCATGAGGCCCTGGCTGCAAGGATCTCGGAAGGACCGCCGCCAAAGGCTGCGATCATTCGGCGGTCAACGCTGAGGCCGCGTCCGAACATACCTCCGGACCGGAGGGCGGCGGAGACGCCGCCGACGTAG